A window from Synechococcus sp. RSCCF101 encodes these proteins:
- the lipB gene encoding lipoyl(octanoyl) transferase LipB produces MQSDAFLFEPPQPLPFEQGWAWQRSWRDALLADAAATEAVALLEHRPCYTLGRGADLAHLRFDPLAPPAPLHRIDRGGEVTHHMPGQLVAYPVLDLRRRRTDLHWYLRQLEQAVIDVLAGFGLEGRRHSGLTGVWIGEVKVAAIGVGCRRWITQHGLALNVNGSLAGFGAIRPCGLADRSVGRLSDWCGDLSVEVVRGPMARALASRFGLRWCATAPRLRGPMPRRGWAPIWSAEGHALHDRGRIGDRARHDTCRRAGDQ; encoded by the coding sequence ATGCAAAGCGACGCATTCCTTTTCGAACCGCCTCAGCCACTGCCCTTTGAGCAGGGCTGGGCCTGGCAGCGGTCCTGGCGGGATGCGCTCCTCGCCGATGCCGCCGCGACGGAGGCGGTGGCCCTGCTGGAGCACCGCCCCTGCTACACGCTGGGCCGGGGGGCGGACCTGGCGCATCTCCGCTTCGATCCCCTCGCGCCTCCGGCACCGCTGCACCGCATCGACCGTGGCGGCGAGGTGACCCATCACATGCCCGGGCAGCTGGTGGCCTATCCGGTGCTCGATCTGCGCCGTCGCCGCACCGACCTGCACTGGTACCTGCGCCAGCTGGAGCAGGCGGTGATCGACGTGCTGGCCGGCTTCGGCCTCGAGGGACGGCGCCACTCCGGCCTGACCGGGGTCTGGATCGGGGAGGTGAAGGTGGCCGCGATCGGCGTGGGCTGCCGGCGCTGGATCACTCAGCACGGCCTCGCGCTGAACGTGAACGGAAGCCTGGCCGGGTTCGGGGCGATCCGACCCTGTGGCCTCGCGGATCGGTCGGTCGGTCGGCTGAGCGACTGGTGCGGCGACCTCAGTGTCGAGGTGGTGCGCGGGCCGATGGCCCGGGCCCTGGCCTCCCGCTTCGGCCTGCGCTGGTGCGCCACCGCTCCCCGTCTGCGAGGCCCGATGCCGCGCCGGGGCTGGGCGCCGATCTGGTCAGCTGAGGGGCACGCGCTTCATGATCGGGGCCGCATCGGGGATCGAGCCCGCCATGACACCTGCCGCCGCGCCGGAGATCAGTGA